ATTGCGGCAGGCTGAACTCAAGGTCCAGCAgctagagaaagagaagaatttATACTTGAAAAGTATCCACTTAAAATTAGACTTTTTGATCAAGCACACTACCGCGCAAAGGCTAGAATTAGAAAAATACTTAAAGGTTAAACGGCCCAAAAAAGAGCTTATTCCTCGATCAGATTTTGCGTTAACGCTATTGGAGAATGAGCAACAGCTAGAACGTTTTGATAGAGCATTGCAAACTAATCCCAAGTTTAACCAAAAAGTTCAGCAATATTTGCAGCGGAGAATACATCGCGAAGATGTGCAAAATCGTCTACACCAAACACTCGATTTGCTGTTCAGCAAatcattttttgcacaaattaatTGGACTGGTATCAGTAGAACAGAGCAACGTAAAGTGCAGCTTAATAAGTTTAAGAATGTGTTACAATTATTCATAACCGTGGGAGCCAATGAGACGGGTATGCCCACAGAAAAGTATGTGGTAGACTTTCTCAAGAAAAAGTTGAAACACGCAAAGGAACGCATTCATATACCTGAAACAAGAACAACTTCTAGCCATAAAAAGGTTAGGATTACATAGCTTGTAAGTATGTATGTATAAGGTTAAGGTTTAAGTgttaaatgaatgtgaaatcGATATGAACTTTAGAAATATTCATTGCTAATACAAATCAGATTCGATTAGATGAACTTAAAAGTCGCCTTTGTTGCCGGcgtatgtgtattttttgcgAATTAAATTTCTGCGCGAATATTATGCGTTACAATATGTTATTCTCATGCGCCGGATCTGTACTCATGTTTGCCAGCTCGTCTACattaatggttttattttgaattgtcTTTTTCAGTTCTTTTGGACTATTGGTCGGCAAATGTGTAAAGTtatggaaaaaatagaaatacaaATCCGTACGAATAAAAATAGCTCCAATCCAGTTACAATTATTTCTCAAAACTTACCGCCCGACTCCTTTCAATCCGAACTATAGGCTGATTATAGTCTCTGCTTTAACGACTCAATTGTCTTCAGATTCATATTGTGCTTCTGCCGAAAAATACTTTCCTGTTCGTTTGGTTTACTGCACCACTATGTTACTTATCATCTTTGCTGATAACTTCAATTCTTGTCGGGAACGCAGGAAATCAACCAGTCCGTCCGTTTGCGTCAGAAAGGAACCTATTTTGCGATTGTGTCACTCACAACTACCTTGGTTTGGTTGATCATACACAAATATTTAGagtaaattgaaataaaactaagCCGATCAGAAGTTTGGGTTTACTATAGTCGAtcgtaaaaaatgaaaatttttgctatttcggtatcattgatttgtttttaaataatcagtacacatattattttcttttctaataTTTATAGGTACAAAATGGATAAATTTCAACGCTGCAAAAAGTTGGCATCAACCTGTGagtaaaacattcatttttacGTATCTTACTCATTTTGTACTTCATAGGCAACGTATTGAAAGGGTTGGTTAATCTTGTTTATGATAGCCAAATTtcacataaaataatttatacgaCTCACGACAGTCTTTTAAGGAGTTTCAATTGTGGTTAACTTGCATTCTCGCGGGGACATGTAGTACTACAACGCAATATCGGTAATCGTGTAGGTCAGAAACTAGTTCATGTTATTAGAAATTTATGATATACAGCAATTTCACGATATACGCTAATGTTTTTGGTAGTGAACGAATTATCGAATTTCCGCATTCATCGAATATGTTATGGTATGTTAACACATTCCAAATACGtatttgtgcgtgtgtttttatttgttttatattatcttcgaaatcttcgaaagacgtagccggataatcagtcctttCTACGGGTGGGACGGTCCGGATTTGATTTGATCACTTACACCACTCGGCCGCccctcttcttcttttgttttacaagAAAGTATGTAGTCTCCTATATTAGCATAGAccagacatgtcaaacataccCCCCGCGGGCCGGATCAGGCCCGCGAAGTCTTTGAATCCGGCCCGCGAATTAAGAACGAGAACATCGATTATTATCTGGCTTGGGTGAGGTTTAGCATGGAAAATTGAGAAATaacttttaaatgttatatgTGTACTCTTTTACACTTAAGTAACATGCTCTTGAATCTCTCTTGAAGTCCAAACAACTgctgaattttaatttcttccgaTTTCTCTCTCCCCTTCCGACTAATCTTGGCCAgcaagataatttttgtttgcaaaccgggcccgcaagccaaaatgagtttgacatcactggtATAGACTCTTGTTTAAATTCTCATCAGTGGCTTTTCTATTAACTTTCTCCCTCGAGTCTTTGGCTATCTAGgagcatgtgtttttttttatatgatatgaagtaaatattttttgtacgaTATTaagttttagttttagttcgattatgttacaaaaaacaaaatttcagagtttttttttcttttaatttttattttactgatGTGGATTTTAGTTCAAAACATTTATGAACTTCAAAATACTTAAGCCAGAagtggccggcgtgacctaaggagtcgttaagccaagaaa
The DNA window shown above is from Anopheles funestus chromosome 3RL, idAnoFuneDA-416_04, whole genome shotgun sequence and carries:
- the LOC125768818 gene encoding uncharacterized protein LOC125768818 isoform X4, translated to MEHSLNQRDGINPSPTSIGATSTIKQEPFDEEMQELKIEILHDASSWECSIKADPLKEEIEIDETDLTVQDPFFMIEEIGINAESNAAQNEEIEDHVVVSRCASTRAIAQADTLEPVRLVDMPLADVDAGARKSAHETSISCTDPICCKAMDRLRQAELKVQQLEKEKNLYLKSIHLKLDFLIKHTTAQRLELEKYLKVKRPKKELIPRSDFALTLLENEQQLERFDRALQTNPKFNQKVQQYLQRRIHREDVQNRLHQTLDLLFSKSFFAQINWTGISRTEQRKVQLNKFKNVLQLFITVGANETGMPTEKYVVDFLKKKLKHAKERIHIPETRTTSSHKKVRIT